In Gossypium arboreum isolate Shixiya-1 chromosome 5, ASM2569848v2, whole genome shotgun sequence, a single genomic region encodes these proteins:
- the LOC108450460 gene encoding scarecrow-like protein 21 has product MDSRLCRYGVISAGLSYSTSYSDVPSVPNSLFSSLKSNIGNSPISSFSIQPDCDTNIALSDSQEQYNSTENLSGYASCNSSLESSTYFHQSSPSVDCRRESLLIHSDGTSYIEDANSSHEILYTSQELGTAVMAPDGANEVTNTPQTNGQRYRASSKDCRGSSMCQPQTTFVSNRRQSTEAAHVEKRLTAIEDLSLQSIPPGNLKQLLIACAKTLSENNIDKFNMLIAKARVAVSIYGEPIQRLGAYMVEGLVARKEASGSNIYRALRCQEPEGKDLLTYMHTLYEICPYLKFGYMAANGAIAEACRTEDRIHIIDFQIAQGTQWVTLLQALAARPGGAPYVRITGIDDPVSKYARGGGLEAVERRLMALSEQFGVPVEFHGMPVFAADITRDMLDVKPGEALAVNFPLQLHHTPDESVDVNNPRDGILRMVRSLSPKVITLVEQESNTNTAPFLSRFIETLEYYLAMFESIDETMPRHRRERINVEQHCLARDVVNVIACEGKERVERHELFGKWKSRLTMAGFRPYPLSSYVNSVIRGLLKCYSKHYTLVEKDGAMLLGWKDRNLISASAWCCDG; this is encoded by the coding sequence ATGGACTCACGCCTTTGTAGATATGGGGTGATCAGTGCTGGCTTATCCTATTCAACCTCTTATTCAGATGTTCCTTCGGTGCCTAACAGTTTGTTTAGTTCTTTAAAATCGAACATAGGAAACTCACCAATCTCGAGCTTTTCAATTCAACCTGATTGTGATACCAACATCGCGTTGAGTGACAGCCAGGAGCAGTACAACTCCACAGAGAATCTCTCAGGATATGCTTCTTGTAACTCTTCTCTTGAATCCAGCACTTATTTCCATCAATCGAGTCCCTCAGTGGACTGCAGGCGTGAAAGCTTACTGATCCATTCTGATGGAACTTCTTATATAGAAGATGCAAATTCTAGCCACGAAATATTATATACTTCGCAAGAGCTAGGAACAGCAGTCATGGCACCTGATGGGGCCAATGAAGTAACCAATACACCGCAGACAAATGGCCAGCGATACAGGGCATCGAGTAAGGACTGCCGAGGATCTTCCATGTGTCAACCTCAGACAACCTTTGTTTCTAACCGTAGGCAGTCAACTGAAGCTGCTCATGTAGAGAAACGTTTGACTGCAATAGAGGATTTATCTTTGCAGAGTATTCCACCAGGGAATCTAAAGCAGTTGTTGATTGCATGCGCTAAAACTCTCTCTGAAAACAATATCGATAAATTCAATATGTTGATTGCAAAGGCCAGGGTTGCTGTGTCTATCTACGGAGAACCAATCCAGCGTCTTGGTGCTTACATGGTGGAAGGGTTGGTAGCAAGGAAGGAGGCATCGGGATCTAACATATATCGAGCCCTTCGTTGCCAAGAGCCGGAAGGCAAGGACTTGCTCACATACATGCATACCCTTTATGAAATTTGCCCGTACTTGAAGTTTGGATACATGGCTGCCAATGGGGCCATTGCTGAAGCATGCAGAACCGAAGATCGCATCCACATTATTGATTTCCAGATTGCTCAGGGAACACAGTGGGTGACCCTCTTGCAAGCACTTGCAGCCAGACCAGGCGGAGCTCCTTATGTGCGGATTACAGGAATTGATGATCCTGTTTCTAAATATGCCCGTGGTGGTGGATTAGAAGCTGTCGAAAGACGGCTGATGGCACTATCCGAGCAGTTTGGTGTTCCAGTTGAGTTCCATGGAATGCCAGTTTTTGCAGCAGATATCACAAGGGACATGCTTGATGTCAAGCCTGGGGAGGCTCTTGCTGTCAACTTTCCGCTGCAGCTCCATCACACCCCCGACGAGAGTGTAGATGTGAACAATCCCAGGGACGGGATTCTGCGAATGGTAAGGTCACTTTCTCCCAAGGTTATCACCTTGGTTGAGCAAGAATCAAACACAAACACAGCCCCTTTCCTCTCTAGGTTCATTGAGACTTTGGAGTACTACTTGGCAATGTTCGAGTCCATAGATGAGACGATGCCAAGACATAGAAGGGAACGAATTAATGTCGAGCAGCACTGCCTGGCCAGGGATGTTGTAAACGTCATTGCTTGCGAGGGAAAGGAGAGGGTTGAGCGCCATGAGCTCTTTGGTAAGTGGAAGTCTAGGCTAACAATGGCTGGATTCCGACCATACCCTTTAAGCTCTTACGTCAATTCAGTGATACGAGGCCTGCTAAAGTGTTATTCTAAACATTACACATTGGTGGAGAAAGATGGCGCAATGTTGTTGGGGTGGAAGGACCGGAACCTTATATCGGCTTCTGCTTGGTGCTGCGATGGCTGA